The Astyanax mexicanus isolate ESR-SI-001 chromosome 21, AstMex3_surface, whole genome shotgun sequence genome contains the following window.
CTGATCTGATGTTTTGGCTGCATGAAAACAGCCAGTAATGCCTTTGTGAAACCTCTtcccagggccgccgctctgcatacgcagacaacgcagccagcgttaggcctcaaccattttgcagttgcagggagccaaattgactgagaatgaaatgtgttgaaattatgacattattaaatttaaaacccaatgtgaattatttatgatacgctcatcttttttgtctttaaacattgcatggggcacctactctactacttaaaagcggcacgttattatttttgtgcataatataatgcccccacccctattgcctgaaatggcacggctcggtttgctctgttggttgttgccagatgtgacattttccagtcaaataaataatcaaaaaatgcatggaggcggtaaatcttgcgcatgtttaaccatttttaaagtgtatgtggccattctatacaaaaacttgtccagtgcaatatttgtgtaagttaaaaacttaaaataaaataaacaaataggatgaaaaatcgtaacttatctggcaaccttagtcctaactaaagtagcaactacttgagtttggcaggagacaagttcaccgcgcgaagttgctactaaatggtaattcaactatgaagcgacggtttgagtctggagctgagaagaagaaaaagaagcagaaagatgaggcccatgcatccctttctggtgagtaacttcgatgataaaggtttaaatagttttgattacttcatgttcagtggtgttgcctgagctagttacgttggctttgctgatttggtagctttaaacgcttaactagaaactaatctgggtattgcaaggcacgtggcacgtttgcaaatagtagtagtgtagtttgaagatttttagtgactttaataaaaaattaataaacagagtagcctacctattgactaatgccgtcagtgcactatccaaatggtctgtatgacagcaggatcagacagctctatagattttgacaggctgatataaatacaccacgaatataaacgataatttcataacctttaaggctggcttgtgtaaatgacgtgtccactgcttaaaatagacatgcatcgtttcatttattatttatacattataaatagtactcttgtgctgttcttcactgttattggccttacttataacgttgtaaatattcacagttacatgtgtaattttaataaatagtaaaattttgcgtaaaccttttgtgtttgtgtgtgtgttttttttttttttttttgggggggggggggggggggcctccctgaccagttatgcttagggcctccaaaaccttagcagcggccctgcctcttcctttttctttttggttTTGTGTAAATGCTGTATGTGTTTATCTCATTTCACAAAACAATTCTCACCAAAAGCCCCATTAACTTCAGTTAAACCAGTACCAGTGTGTTTATAAAATTAATACtaaataatcattttatactGATTTATGTTATATAAATCAGAAAAGATAGAAtagatagaaataaaaaaacaaggaaaaagaaAGATTCATAGAAAGTGATAAAGAAAATAGtactagaaaaaaagaaagaaaagagaaaaggaagaaaagaaaaaattgacaaacaagaaataaataaacaaagaaagaaaagaaagaaaaaagaaagaaagaaagggaaagaaacaataatagaaaagaaaagaaaagaaaaaggcaaactaaaagaaagaaagaaagaaagaaagaaagaaagaaagaaagaaagaaagaaagaaagaaaatgaaaaaaaaaacagacaaacaagaaagaaagaaagaaagaaagaaagaaagaaagaaagaaagaaagaaagaaaatgattaaacagacaaaaaagaaagaaagaaagaaagaaaatgattaaacagacaaaaagaaagaaagaaagaaagaaagaaagaaagaaaatgaaaaaaaaacagacaaacaagaaagaaagaaagaaaatgattaaacagacaaaaagaaagaaagaaagaaagaaagaaaatgaaaaaaaaaacagacaaacaagaaagaaagaaagaaaatgattaaacagacaaaaagaaagaaagaaagaaagaaagaaaatgaaaaagaaaacagacaaacaagaaagaaagactacgaaaaaaagacaacagataaaaaagaaagaatgaagaaaaaaagaaagaaaatgaaaaaaacagacaatcaagaaagaaagaaagaaagatatggAAGACAGGGaaaaacgaaagaaagaaagaaattaaaaggaaaaaggcaaacaaaaagcaaaagaaagaaataatgaaaataaaggaacaagacagacaaaaaagaaagaaacagaaaaataagaaaatggaaaaaaagaaaatatactgtggcgtgaggaggcgggggaaccgtgggtccgccccacgccagaactcacagccatgtctgtcccagccggtgtgcattcaggactgattaagcagccggctgggacaggtataaaactcagcctcagctcactgaagggagactcttgactggggagctgagggctgaggccgcacggaccttaaAAACGACTACAAAAAGAGACTACTGAACTCTAGAGCCCCTTTGGGCAgagtatgtttatttaagttattttgggtgtggtggagcgcgtttaaaagccgaataaaggtactttttgagttcatttactccccgtgtctgtgttatctgtgcgcttcctccttccgggtcacagtggtcacgcccctaacccccgGGCCTACCACAATACACAGAAATAAggagattattatttttattattttataaacacagtaacagtaaaaagttttaaaaatcataagtagaaagaaaacacactgaataataagaagaagagacACACGTTAATAAACACACAGTGTGTACTTAGATGATGTATTTGTAATTgcactatttttaaaacattgtatttaatCTAAAACcagtagaaatatatatattgtattattgtgaATACTTATTGCTGTCTGGGTTCAGCTCTCAGCATCTTCAGCTCAGCTCATCTGATATGTGATTGGCTTTAATGAGAGACAGGGAGTCTGGGTTTTGCAtgtaaaacctttatttaaaccctttataaatgtatttttctggtATCTCACGCAATCACTACATCACAGTACAGTGCTCACAATTCCAGTTATATGTTGAATCATCAGGTTTCTGAGAAAACGTCAAGGTTGAGGGTTTTAAACCAGAGCTCAGTCTTCTCAAAATAccataaactaaacattttaaacatgatttgATTAGTTAGTGTTTAAAACTATAATTTAATGATGTTTTAAAGGATGTAGAAGAAGAGAATCAGAGTGATTTATTCTGAttattgtagttttgtagtaGATGTTCTGAATTAATCACATTCAGCGAAGTATTCTGAGGCTCCAATAGTCTGGCACTGCTCCAAGACCATCACATCCATCCTGTAAAATACATGTACAACATACATCATTAATACATGATGACAAAGTCTTAAAAATATGTATTCAGTATTCAACAGTCATATTTAATGATATACTGTATAGGCAAGCTGTTAACCGTGttccacacagcttgatttaggctgtatcagtgtgtctttgctatcataacgtcgggaaaagtacaacttgcgcTGCTCGACAAAAACGCAAAAATCAAAAGGTTAATGtataaattctcttaattaatcatgagtgtgttttgggtgtaacataaaataaatcaatcaacagagtgtcacttgccatttcctataagaggcaggtgcgctctgactttggcggattgctattttaacggtgcagctacctgaatgtgtctaacagtttttacattttggtaacactttacattaagtgttgactaactaacataaaTTAATGCATGCAACAGGAATGCGCTAAGGGTTTGTGCACTGTTGCATGTCCatatgtgtgcataacaagcctGGGTGTATATGTGTTGGGCAATAATGagtaatgaacgtctgactgttagcatctgtctaggttgtattcagtcagtggcgcacctgtcttttccgttgccaagagagcaatacgccagaaatgtacctcagtTTTAGATCaccacatccatctgtgtagatatattcagaagcactgttgctatttaaactacGCAGAATGGAAAGATATAAGCACTGCCGCTATGATCGAGAGACTaatggtttgaatcccagtcatgcagcttaccatcagctgccagaaccctgagagagcacaattgtccttgctctctctctgggtgggtacagtacagtagatggcgatcTTTCCCCTCATCCaacctagggtgatgttgatcagcacgaggctgcgcctgtgagctgatgtatcagaaccgggtcgctgcgcttttctccgagtgggctgtgatgctgcatcagcagcagttcaaaaagaggtagagtctgacttcacatgtatcggaggaggcatgtgctagtcttcaccctccttgtgttgaggcatcactagtgatactgaTGATACTGACAAACTGATTATATGAGACTTTAATAGATAGAAGtgttgtttgtgtatatgtgtgtgtgtgtgtcatacccTAGATTTTTCAAGGTCATCAGGCAATCAATGTCATCAGTGATATCGCTGTCAATCAGATCTGttaaaggaaagagaaaaaaaagagtattaCTTTGGTACAAAGTGCACAAAtgtcatagatagatagatagatagatagatagatagatagatagatagatagatagatagatagatagatagatagatagatagatagatagatagatagatagacatacaaTGTATTATTTGCATTTCTATGCTAATTGTAGTGTAgtcatttatttaacattgttattttattatatatcacttttatatcacctttttatttcacaaatcctccctaaaaagtaaaaatgactcataatatttttttttgtcctaatGCCAATTTGTCCAATAGGCAGGGCTAAGCTGCTGTTATTGGCTAGTAAATGTCGATTCTGTTGGACAACAGGCCTCAGTTTGTTTTAAATGCGAGAACACAGAAGAAGGAAGACAACAGGTGTTCACCATTGCAATAGACgtaggatctgaaagggttaaaaggtGTGTGTATGGAATGTGCAATTTTATACAACTTTACATGGAGTTCACATGTGCTCACCTTCACAATACAGACTGCAGGCATTCAGACTGTGTCTCCCCTGGGACTGGCAAGCCATGTTATCACTCAACTGGAATATTCCATACAGGTTCCTTGGGCTGGAGTCTTGGTGATTCCCGTTGTATGGATTCCCGTGGTTGTAGTACGTATATGGTCGGCCTTCATGATTATTTGGCATATTGGGATCCTTTTTTTGTGGGTGGCCATAAATGGTCTCGTAAGAATCATAATGAATGTCCTCGTTGTTCCTGGGCTCATATGGGTATTTTCGTTGCCAAGCTGGTATCTCATCTGTATCACCAGGAAAAAAGTCGTTGTTGGTGCTGTCCCCCTCTGGTATGGCAGTGGTGGGTTCTAGTGGTTCTCCAGAACTCCCTGACCCCTCTTCACTGAAATGATATCCAGAACCATCTTCACCTGACTCTTCTCCTGAATCAGCTTCACCTTTGCCTTTAGATTTGCTCTTTGAACTTTCTCCGGAATCCTCCCTTTGTTTGTGGCCAAACAGGTCCTCATAGGAGTCATAAATTATTTCCTGGTTGGTGATGCCCAATAATGGGATGGCAGTGGTGGCCTCTAGTGGTTCTCCAGAACTCCCTGACCCCTCTCCACTGAAATGATATCCAGAACCATCTTCACCTGACTCTTCTCCTGAATCAGCTTCATGTTTGCCTTTAGATTTGCTCTTTGAACTTTCTCCAGAACCCTCCCTTTGTTTGTGGCCAAACAGGTCCTCATAGGAGTCATAATGTATGTCCTCATTGGTGCTGCCCAATAATGGGATGGCAGTGGTGGCCTCTAGTGGTTCTCCAAAATCCTCCCTTTGTTTGTGGCCAAACACGTCCTCATAGGAGTCATAAATTATTTCCTGGTTGGTGCTGCCCAATAATGGGATACTATCTTCACCTAACCCTTCTCCAGAATCAACTTCACGTTTGCCTTTAGATTTGCTCTTTAAACTTTCTCCAGAACCATCTTCACCTGACTCTTCTCCCGAATCAACTCCATGTTTGCCTCCAGTTTGGCTCTTTGAACCTTTTCCAGAACCATTCCCAGACGGTGGTTCGTCACCCGAACCCTGTTCTTCTCCAGACTGAACCGAAGTAACTGCAGGTTTCTGAGAGGGTCTTGCAGGAATCAAATCATCACTCACAACCTCTGGAGGAAACGAAGGGTTTTCGGGTTCCGCTGTCCCTGGCCAGTTTTCTGGAAAATAGTCTCCGATCACCTCGGGAATTGGGTAATTATATCCTTTGTTATATTGAGGTCCGATAAAGGATCCAAGGGGGCCGTTGTTATTGGTGGTCACAAGACCGGTATTGAAGACGGAGATGTACTCCACCGTGCAGACCACTGCAGCAAAGAGGAATACGATAAGACAGAATACAACAGGAAATACACCTTATTCTGCATGGCGAAATAGAAAAATTGTATTGGTGTTCTCAAGGTATTTAGCATAATCCTGCATTAGCACAATAGTGAGATTACTGTGGCAACTGTAGTCCAAGCTACGGTCGCTCTTAGCaaaacagaataaaggtaacttgctcttacagcctgcaACACTGAGATCTGGCAGGTAAccaatatatactgtaaaatactaATGCACAGCCTGGATAAGTTACAGTATCTTTGGTCTACAGACTGTACAAAGATAggtacacccaatatgcaaatatatggtgtcaggagcctatgggaaagctgtatgaaccctgaactctGATGAAAGAGTCATGGGTTAAAATCCCATTTTTTTGTCAGCTCAACAAacatttctaagtttttttttagaactCATTTTATCATAGTATTGTGTTGTTCTGGCCTATCTAACACCATTGGCAAGgtgcgtcatgatgctcattgctatctatcAGTCTATTTTAATGCATTCCACCTGCcttatttaaatagcaacagt
Protein-coding sequences here:
- the LOC125785804 gene encoding dentin sialophosphoprotein-like isoform X4; the protein is MGRSAQSCEVMVMVMVVVMLVCGWTDGKVVSKCDLRSRLQKAFLRHPSDVIAKMVCTVEYISVFNTGLVTTNNNGPLGSFIGPQYNKGYNYPIPEVIGDYFPENWPGTAEPENPSFPPEVVSDDLIPARPSQKPAVTSVQSGEEQGSGDEPPSGNGSGKGSKSQTGGKHGVDSGEESGEDGSGESLKSKSKGKREVDSGEGLGEDGSGYHFSGEGSGSSGEPLEATTAIPLLGITNQEIIYDSYEDLFGHKQREDSGESSKSKSKGKGEADSGEESGEDGSGYHFSEEGSGSSGEPLEPTTAIPEGDSTNNDFFPGDTDEIPAWQRKYPYEPRNNEDIHYDSYETIYGHPQKKDPNMPNNHEGRPYTYYNHGNPYNGNHQDSSPRNLYGIFQLSDNMACQSQGRHSLNACSLYCEDLIDSDITDDIDCLMTLKNLGMDVMVLEQCQTIGASEYFAECD
- the LOC125785804 gene encoding uncharacterized protein LOC125785804 isoform X3, with protein sequence MGRSAQSCEVMVMVMVVVMLVCGWTDGKVVSKCDLRSRLQKAFLRHPSDVIAKMVCTVEYISVFNTGLVTTNNNGPLGSFIGPQYNKGYNYPIPEVIGDYFPENWPGTAEPENPSFPPEVVSDDLIPARPSQKPAVTSVQSGEEQGSGDEPPSGNGSGKGSKSQTGGKHGVDSGEESGEDGSGESLKSKSKGKREVDSGEGLGEDSIPLLGSTNQEIIYDSYEDVFGHKQREDFGEPLEATTAIPLLGSTNEDIHYDSYEDLFGHKQREGSGESSKSKSKGKHEADSGEESGEDGSGYHFSEEGSGSSGEPLEPTTAIPEGDSTNNDFFPGDTDEIPAWQRKYPYEPRNNEDIHYDSYETIYGHPQKKDPNMPNNHEGRPYTYYNHGNPYNGNHQDSSPRNLYGIFQLSDNMACQSQGRHSLNACSLYCEDLIDSDITDDIDCLMTLKNLGMDVMVLEQCQTIGASEYFAECD
- the LOC125785804 gene encoding uncharacterized protein LOC125785804 isoform X1, with the translated sequence MGRSAQSCEVMVMVMVVVMLVCGWTDGKVVSKCDLRSRLQKAFLRHPSDVIAKMVCTVEYISVFNTGLVTTNNNGPLGSFIGPQYNKGYNYPIPEVIGDYFPENWPGTAEPENPSFPPEVVSDDLIPARPSQKPAVTSVQSGEEQGSGDEPPSGNGSGKGSKSQTGGKHGVDSGEESGEDGSGESLKSKSKGKREVDSGEGLGEDSIPLLGSTNQEIIYDSYEDVFGHKQREDFGEPLEATTAIPLLGSTNEDIHYDSYEDLFGHKQREGSGESSKSKSKGKHEADSGEESGEDGSGYHFSGEGSGSSGEPLEATTAIPLLGITNQEIIYDSYEDLFGHKQREDSGESSKSKSKGKGEADSGEESGEDGSGYHFSEEGSGSSGEPLEPTTAIPEGDSTNNDFFPGDTDEIPAWQRKYPYEPRNNEDIHYDSYETIYGHPQKKDPNMPNNHEGRPYTYYNHGNPYNGNHQDSSPRNLYGIFQLSDNMACQSQGRHSLNACSLYCEDLIDSDITDDIDCLMTLKNLGMDVMVLEQCQTIGASEYFAECD
- the LOC125785804 gene encoding uncharacterized protein LOC125785804 isoform X2, which translates into the protein MGRSAQSCEVMVMVMVVVMLVCGWTDGKVVSKCDLRSRLQKAFLRHPSDVIAKMVCTVEYISVFNTGLVTTNNNGPLGSFIGPQYNKGYNYPIPEVIGDYFPENWPGTAEPENPSFPPEVVSDDLIPARPSQKPAVTSVQSGEEQGSGDEPPSGNGSGKGSKSQTGGKHGVDSGEESGEDGSGERLGEDSIPLLGSTNQEIIYDSYEDVFGHKQREDFGEPLEATTAIPLLGSTNEDIHYDSYEDLFGHKQREGSGESSKSKSKGKHEADSGEESGEDGSGYHFSGEGSGSSGEPLEATTAIPLLGITNQEIIYDSYEDLFGHKQREDSGESSKSKSKGKGEADSGEESGEDGSGYHFSEEGSGSSGEPLEPTTAIPEGDSTNNDFFPGDTDEIPAWQRKYPYEPRNNEDIHYDSYETIYGHPQKKDPNMPNNHEGRPYTYYNHGNPYNGNHQDSSPRNLYGIFQLSDNMACQSQGRHSLNACSLYCEDLIDSDITDDIDCLMTLKNLGMDVMVLEQCQTIGASEYFAECD